The DNA window AAGATCAACGGCCGCATCTACGCGTCGACGCCGGAGAATCGACAGCCGGATCCGTAGGCTGCCGGGCTATGAAACCTGGCGAGCCGGCACCCCGCTTCGAAACCCTGCTCTACACCACGGCCGGCCCGGTGGCCACCATCACGCTGAACCGCCCCGAGCAGCTCAACACCATTGTCCCGCCGATGCCCGACGAGATCGAGGCGGCCGTGGGCCTGGCCGAACGCGACCACGGCATCAAGGTCATCGTGCTGCGCGGCGCGGGCCGGGCCTTCTCCGGCGGCTACGACTTCGGCAGGGGCTTCCGACACTGGGGCGAGGCCATGACGACCGACGGGCGGTGGGACCCCGGCAAGGACTTCGCGATGGTCACCGCGCGCGAGACCGGGCCGACGCAGAAGTTCATGGCCATCTGGCGTGCCTCCAAGCCGGTGATCGCGCAGGTGCACGGCTGGTGTGTCGGCGGGGCCAGCGACTACGCGCTGTGCGCCGACATCGTCATCGCCAGCGAGGACGCGGTGATCGGCACCCCGTATGCCCGGATGTGGGGCGCCTACCTGACCGGGATGTGGCTGTATCGCCTCAGCCTGGCCCGGGTCAAGTGGCACTCGCTGACAGGCCGCCCGCTCAGCGGCGTGCAGGCCGCCGAGGTCGAGCTGATCAACGAGGCGGTGCCCTTCGAGCGCCTCGAGGCCCGCGTCGCCGAGATCGCCGCCGAGCTGGCATGCATCCCGCTGTCGCAGTTGCGGGCGCAGAAACTGATCGTCAACCAGGCCTACGAGAACATGGGCCTGGCGTCCACCCAGATGCTGGGCGGCATCCTCGACGGGCTGATGCGCAACACCCCCGAGGCTCTCGACTTCGTCCGCACCGCCGAGACGGAGGGCGTGCGGGCCGCCGTCGAGCGCCGCGACGGCCCGTTCGGGGATTACAGCCAGGCCCCGCCGGAGCTGCGGCCCGATCCCACACACGTCATCGTCCCTGATAACGATGGATAGTGAGCTGTACTATAAAAGTCACGAATATGACCAAGGGCCCCTACGCCCGTGCCCCGGAAGTGCTACGGTAACGACTATGTCTCGGCTGAGC is part of the Mycobacterium sp. HUMS_12744610 genome and encodes:
- a CDS encoding crotonase/enoyl-CoA hydratase family protein translates to MKPGEPAPRFETLLYTTAGPVATITLNRPEQLNTIVPPMPDEIEAAVGLAERDHGIKVIVLRGAGRAFSGGYDFGRGFRHWGEAMTTDGRWDPGKDFAMVTARETGPTQKFMAIWRASKPVIAQVHGWCVGGASDYALCADIVIASEDAVIGTPYARMWGAYLTGMWLYRLSLARVKWHSLTGRPLSGVQAAEVELINEAVPFERLEARVAEIAAELACIPLSQLRAQKLIVNQAYENMGLASTQMLGGILDGLMRNTPEALDFVRTAETEGVRAAVERRDGPFGDYSQAPPELRPDPTHVIVPDNDG